One segment of Chryseobacterium turcicum DNA contains the following:
- a CDS encoding ACT domain-containing protein, with translation MKSNANEIKFLKNRSIVKFEGQDFLGEIGIDGRVFKALTFARISVGIISQQAVENGLSILVHEDDSEKAVNCLIEEFATERKSGKVTQIYSINNVSVIGFVAEDLNKILSELARNNVFPLLLNQNSSEKRINIVVTSSQDEKTKNIIESEIFKKPKTVHLAIIGHGNVGKTLIEQVLHSSEEIKRRKNIHLKVVAVANSRKIAFNKKGFDNQWSDEVFASEKTSEVGELINFSKENQLENLIVVDNTASKDFVKNYHALAENGFDLVSSNKIFNTLPIEEYRKLRYTLNKNNKRYLYETNVGAGLPLIDTIKLLHLSGENITRIKGVFSGTLSYVFNNFSLRDDKFSTIVNEALEKGFTEPDPREDLSGNDVARKLLILARELDLINEFNDINIQNLVPEALLSVSKQEFLSRLEELDEEYDKIKKNQEPGHVLRYVGDLHGDLQKEKGNLDVKLISVPASSALGQLKGSDSIFEIYTESYGENPIVIMGAGAGAKVTARGVFGDILRLSETK, from the coding sequence ATGAAAAGTAATGCAAACGAAATAAAGTTTTTAAAAAACAGGTCAATTGTCAAATTTGAAGGACAAGATTTTTTGGGTGAAATAGGAATCGATGGAAGAGTTTTCAAAGCCCTTACATTTGCCCGTATCAGTGTAGGAATAATTTCTCAGCAGGCAGTAGAAAACGGATTGTCAATTCTTGTACATGAAGATGATTCTGAAAAAGCAGTAAACTGTCTGATTGAAGAATTTGCAACAGAAAGAAAATCAGGAAAAGTTACTCAGATTTACAGCATCAATAATGTTTCTGTCATCGGTTTTGTGGCAGAAGATTTAAATAAAATACTTTCAGAATTGGCAAGAAATAACGTTTTTCCGTTGTTATTAAACCAAAACTCAAGTGAAAAACGTATTAATATTGTTGTGACTTCTTCTCAGGATGAGAAAACTAAAAATATCATTGAGTCTGAAATTTTCAAAAAACCAAAAACAGTTCACTTGGCAATTATTGGTCACGGAAATGTAGGAAAGACTTTAATAGAGCAGGTTTTACATTCTTCGGAAGAAATTAAGCGCAGAAAAAATATACATCTTAAAGTTGTTGCGGTAGCCAATTCAAGAAAAATAGCTTTTAACAAAAAAGGTTTTGATAATCAATGGAGCGATGAGGTTTTTGCTTCTGAAAAAACTTCTGAAGTAGGAGAGTTAATTAATTTCTCTAAAGAAAATCAGCTCGAAAATCTTATTGTTGTTGATAATACAGCGAGTAAAGATTTTGTGAAAAACTATCATGCATTGGCAGAAAACGGTTTTGATTTGGTTTCTTCCAATAAAATTTTCAATACACTTCCCATTGAAGAATATCGTAAACTAAGATATACGTTGAACAAAAATAACAAGCGTTATCTTTATGAAACCAATGTTGGCGCAGGTTTGCCATTAATAGATACCATAAAACTTTTACACCTTTCCGGTGAAAATATTACGAGAATAAAAGGTGTTTTTTCAGGAACATTAAGTTATGTTTTTAATAACTTCTCTTTGAGAGATGATAAGTTTTCAACCATCGTTAACGAAGCTTTAGAAAAAGGTTTTACAGAACCAGACCCAAGGGAAGATTTATCAGGAAATGATGTAGCAAGAAAATTATTAATCTTGGCGAGAGAATTAGATTTAATTAATGAATTTAATGATATCAACATCCAAAATCTAGTTCCTGAAGCTTTACTTTCCGTATCAAAACAAGAATTTCTTTCGAGATTGGAAGAGTTGGATGAAGAATACGATAAGATTAAGAAAAACCAAGAGCCTGGTCACGTTTTAAGATATGTAGGAGACTTGCACGGAGATTTACAAAAAGAAAAAGGCAATCTCGATGTAAAACTAATTTCTGTCCCTGCAAGTTCCGCTTTAGGACAACTGAAAGGTTCAGATTCTATTTTTGAAATCTACACCGAAAGTTATGGCGAAAACCCAATCGTCATCATGGGAGCCGGTGCCGGAGCAAAAGTTACAGCCAGAGGAGTTTTCGGAGATATTTTAAGACTTAGTGAAACAAAATAA
- a CDS encoding alpha/beta fold hydrolase, giving the protein MKTELQHINFLYKTDSQREYHIPLSYQLFGKELFSAPIILVNHALTGNSNVTGEKGWWKQLIDENQVIDTNKYTILCFNIPGNGYDDFFIDEYSDFTPSDIANVFLKGLEILNIKNIYALIGGSLGGGIGWEMLSKKPDLAEIFIPIACDSKTHDWLHAQCLVQKFLLNGNDKPLQKARIHAMLCYRTPQSLNNRFQNKYNAEKQQLESEDWLNYHGESLAERFSLKSYKLMNHLLMNINANENRLEKIQARMHMISVDTDLFFPASEIRQCFEKLRENKDDVFYHEIKSVHGHDAFLMEYSQLNNIINNIL; this is encoded by the coding sequence TTGAAAACAGAACTGCAACATATTAACTTTTTGTACAAAACCGATTCTCAGAGAGAATACCATATCCCGTTAAGCTATCAGCTTTTTGGGAAAGAGTTGTTTTCTGCACCCATTATCTTGGTAAATCATGCCTTAACTGGAAACTCAAATGTTACCGGAGAAAAAGGATGGTGGAAACAACTGATTGATGAAAATCAGGTGATTGATACAAATAAATATACGATACTCTGTTTCAATATTCCCGGAAACGGTTATGATGATTTTTTTATTGACGAATATTCAGATTTTACACCTTCAGATATTGCAAATGTATTTCTGAAAGGTCTTGAAATTTTAAACATTAAAAACATATACGCTCTGATTGGAGGCTCTTTGGGTGGTGGAATCGGCTGGGAAATGCTTTCGAAAAAGCCAGATTTAGCCGAAATTTTTATTCCAATTGCTTGTGATTCTAAAACTCATGATTGGTTACATGCTCAATGTCTCGTTCAAAAATTTTTATTGAATGGAAATGATAAGCCGCTACAAAAAGCCAGAATTCATGCTATGTTGTGCTACAGAACACCTCAATCTTTAAACAATAGATTTCAAAATAAATACAATGCGGAAAAGCAACAGCTAGAATCTGAAGATTGGCTGAATTATCATGGAGAATCTCTTGCCGAAAGATTTAGTTTAAAATCTTACAAACTGATGAATCATTTACTGATGAATATTAATGCAAACGAAAATAGATTGGAGAAAATTCAGGCACGAATGCACATGATCTCTGTAGATACAGATTTGTTTTTTCCTGCCTCTGAAATCAGACAATGCTTTGAAAAGCTAAGGGAGAATAAAGATGATGTTTTCTATCACGAGATCAAATCAGTTCACGGGCATGATGCCTTCTTAATGGAATACAGTCAATTAAATAATATCATAAATAATATTTTGTAA